The Chitinophagales bacterium genome includes a window with the following:
- a CDS encoding response regulator yields the protein MTSETVEILIVEDNDYDAQIAIRALKTNKLDNKLQRLRDGEEAIDFFEEMKKSERIYRPKVIFLDLNMPKVDGHELVEYLKSDPLTEHIPIVIMTSSDLQADIIKSYNLGVNSYVTKPLDLPQFMNVIAEIGYYWLAINRVGE from the coding sequence ATGACATCTGAGACTGTGGAAATCTTGATTGTGGAAGACAATGACTATGATGCACAAATTGCTATTAGGGCTCTAAAAACAAACAAGCTGGACAATAAGCTTCAGCGCCTTAGAGATGGAGAGGAAGCCATTGATTTTTTTGAGGAAATGAAAAAAAGCGAGCGCATTTACAGGCCAAAAGTTATTTTCCTCGATTTGAATATGCCAAAAGTTGATGGGCATGAATTGGTGGAGTACTTAAAATCCGATCCGCTTACTGAACACATTCCCATTGTAATAATGACAAGTTCGGATTTGCAAGCAGACATTATAAAAAGCTACAATCTGGGTGTGAACAGCTATGTTACAAAACCACTGGATCTGCCACAGTTTATGAATGTAATAGCAGAAATAGGATATTACTGGTTGGCTATTAACAGGGTGGGGGAATAA
- a CDS encoding ATP-binding protein — protein MTELLPYTAIFDNNPIGMLLFDQHMKYIVKANPAFANQLSYSSAEELNGQSSTILLNDSLTDIEKSKLEILLKNGDKTLELRRKIVNAHSKEIFIALNLSRIENGENGESFVLGIIKNLGQEQEFIDKLITNDIKYNALVRNFPNGTIALFDREKRYLILGGKAFENSKYQPEKMLGKTLFEAFPDYLSEKLSDKYDRVLAGEEFEHLMSNDGVYHKIYFSPVRNFLGEVLYGLSITVDVTREIEFQKALEEKNKSLEEKEKELNAHNEELKAFAYSISHDLKSPLRAIKGFMQILLKEYPENFNKDMTELMHMIRDNAQRMDELINDILKITRVGSSELISQKLDLNRLVKKVWQRQLELNDSKPEFEMGTLPKIMGDEILMQQIFDNLLSNAIKYSSKKDKPKVRVMFSDESKSHCIITVKDNGVGFDPKYKDRIFGLFKRLHHQKEFEGNGLGLAIVERIVQRHNGKVWADSKIGKGTSIHLKLPKLQ, from the coding sequence ATGACCGAATTACTTCCCTATACTGCAATCTTTGACAACAACCCCATAGGGATGCTCCTTTTCGATCAACACATGAAGTATATCGTCAAAGCAAATCCTGCCTTTGCCAATCAATTGAGCTATAGTAGTGCTGAAGAACTCAATGGACAGTCCTCCACTATTCTTCTGAATGATAGCCTGACTGATATTGAAAAAAGCAAATTAGAAATTCTGCTAAAAAACGGGGACAAAACCCTTGAGCTGCGCAGAAAAATAGTAAATGCGCATTCCAAAGAAATTTTTATTGCACTTAATCTCTCGCGAATAGAAAATGGGGAAAATGGAGAATCATTTGTATTGGGTATTATAAAAAATCTGGGGCAGGAGCAGGAATTTATCGATAAGCTCATCACCAACGACATCAAATACAATGCATTGGTTAGAAATTTCCCGAATGGCACCATCGCCCTGTTTGATCGCGAAAAGCGTTACCTGATTTTGGGAGGCAAAGCTTTTGAAAATAGCAAATACCAACCTGAAAAAATGCTGGGAAAAACTCTTTTCGAAGCATTTCCCGATTATCTCAGTGAAAAACTTAGCGATAAATACGATCGCGTACTGGCAGGTGAAGAATTTGAACACCTGATGTCGAATGATGGTGTTTATCATAAAATTTATTTCAGTCCTGTTCGCAATTTTCTTGGTGAAGTACTCTACGGGTTAAGTATAACTGTAGATGTAACCAGGGAAATAGAATTTCAAAAAGCTTTGGAAGAAAAAAATAAATCCCTTGAAGAAAAAGAAAAAGAGCTGAATGCCCACAATGAAGAACTCAAAGCTTTTGCTTATTCCATATCGCACGATTTAAAATCCCCACTGCGTGCAATCAAGGGTTTTATGCAGATTTTACTGAAAGAATACCCTGAAAACTTTAATAAAGACATGACTGAGCTGATGCATATGATAAGAGACAATGCACAGCGAATGGATGAATTGATCAATGATATTCTGAAAATAACAAGAGTAGGCAGCTCGGAATTGATCAGTCAAAAACTGGATTTGAACAGGCTCGTAAAAAAAGTGTGGCAACGGCAACTTGAGCTCAATGACAGCAAGCCTGAATTTGAAATGGGAACATTGCCAAAGATCATGGGAGATGAGATTTTAATGCAACAGATTTTTGATAATTTATTGTCTAATGCAATTAAATATTCTTCTAAAAAAGACAAACCTAAAGTAAGGGTGATGTTTTCCGATGAAAGTAAATCTCACTGTATTATCACCGTAAAAGATAATGGGGTAGGTTTTGACCCTAAATACAAAGACAGGATTTTCGGCCTCTTTAAGCGCCTGCACCATCAAAAAGAATTTGAGGGCAATGGCTTGGGTCTGGCAATAGTAGAACGAATTGTTCAGCGCCACAATGGAAAGGTTTGGGCAGATAGCAAAATTGGCAAAGGAACGAGCATACACCTTAAACTACCTAAATTACAATAA